In one Phosphitispora fastidiosa genomic region, the following are encoded:
- a CDS encoding tetratricopeptide repeat-containing glycosyltransferase — protein sequence MNKYKVCVYAICKNEAQFVDRWINSMNEADLIVVTDTGSDDDTVERLRAKGAIVYVNEVKPWRFDVARNISLDHVPKDIDICVCTDLDELFEKGWRKCLENVWTPDTKMANYLYNWSLKEDGTPEVQFNYFKVHSRYDYKWNYPIHECLKYLGKPPEKKVFATGMVLNHYPDNTKSRGSYLPLLEMAVEESPEDDRVTYYLGREYMYKGMWTKCIETLKRHLSLKSSVWKEERCASMRWIAKSYFELSNYTEAYSWYFRAVAECPHMREPYIECAKMAYNLKNWEMVFYMVEQALKIKQKSSTYINMGYCWDHTPDDLKAISCYWLGMYERSLNHAKAALSFSPKDKRLINNLLIIEKKCKNLFIHPLCTRTDLNLTPSLHSS from the coding sequence TTGAATAAGTATAAAGTATGTGTCTATGCCATCTGCAAAAACGAGGCACAGTTTGTTGATAGATGGATAAACTCTATGAATGAGGCAGATCTTATTGTAGTGACTGATACCGGTTCTGATGATGACACTGTGGAAAGACTTCGCGCAAAAGGTGCTATTGTATATGTAAATGAAGTAAAACCTTGGCGGTTTGATGTTGCAAGAAATATTTCGCTGGATCATGTGCCTAAAGATATTGATATTTGTGTATGTACTGACTTAGATGAGCTTTTTGAAAAGGGATGGAGAAAATGTCTTGAGAACGTCTGGACGCCAGACACAAAAATGGCTAATTATTTATACAACTGGAGCTTAAAAGAGGATGGAACACCCGAAGTACAATTCAACTATTTTAAGGTTCATTCGAGGTATGATTACAAATGGAATTATCCGATACATGAATGTCTAAAATATTTAGGAAAACCTCCTGAAAAAAAAGTATTTGCTACAGGCATGGTACTCAATCATTATCCAGACAATACCAAGTCAAGAGGTTCATATCTGCCGTTGTTAGAAATGGCTGTGGAGGAATCCCCCGAAGATGACCGTGTTACTTATTATCTGGGTCGTGAGTACATGTATAAGGGAATGTGGACAAAATGTATTGAAACTCTAAAAAGGCATTTATCCCTGAAATCATCTGTATGGAAAGAGGAACGCTGTGCTTCAATGAGATGGATTGCAAAATCATACTTTGAGCTCTCAAATTATACTGAGGCATATAGCTGGTATTTCAGGGCTGTCGCAGAGTGCCCGCATATGAGAGAACCATATATAGAATGCGCGAAAATGGCGTATAACTTAAAAAATTGGGAAATGGTGTTTTATATGGTGGAGCAAGCCTTAAAAATAAAGCAAAAATCTTCGACATATATTAATATGGGTTATTGTTGGGATCATACGCCAGATGATTTGAAAGCTATAAGTTGTTATTGGCTTGGCATGTATGAAAGATCTCTTAATCACGCAAAAGCAGCACTTTCATTTAGCCCCAAAGATAAGCGACTAATTAATAATTTATTAATAATAGAGAAAAAATGTAAGAATTTGTTCATACATCCACTTTGCACTAGAACCGATTTAAATTTAACACCCTCACTCCACTCTTCATAG